From the genome of Pseudosulfitobacter sp. DSM 107133, one region includes:
- a CDS encoding glycosyltransferase family 4 protein, giving the protein MQFDPSLIQIKISEEPVEGADVYHYHRPHLETELKEPAVVTVHHDPRDVDPWLDPKKFWQVYCQTARIVCLNSLQVEDLAAVDMHNTVVIPHGFDTNIFARQKKTFDPTRKLNIGIVSKRYDRRFKGDAYIFESLELFDPDRVRFTLVGAGRALDAARMRELGFEVDVFEYLPYRLFGSLYAQMDFLMMVSTYEGGPANLPEALSSSTPVLATMCGMVPDLIRDGENGVILSGDIRLDAPVLKAIVNNTDGITDRLFEGAHTLDTVISWEDVIALHIRMYSEIVQELQDA; this is encoded by the coding sequence GTGCAGTTTGATCCCAGCCTGATCCAGATTAAGATCAGCGAGGAACCCGTGGAAGGGGCGGATGTGTATCACTACCACCGCCCCCACCTTGAGACCGAGTTGAAAGAACCTGCTGTCGTCACGGTGCACCACGATCCGCGCGACGTGGACCCCTGGCTGGACCCCAAGAAATTCTGGCAGGTCTACTGTCAGACAGCGCGGATTGTGTGTCTGAACTCGCTTCAGGTCGAAGACCTTGCTGCGGTGGATATGCACAATACCGTCGTGATCCCGCACGGGTTTGATACGAACATATTCGCGCGTCAGAAAAAAACCTTTGACCCCACGCGCAAACTGAACATTGGCATCGTGTCAAAACGCTATGACCGCCGGTTCAAGGGCGACGCCTATATTTTCGAGAGCCTTGAATTGTTCGATCCCGATCGGGTGCGCTTTACCTTGGTGGGTGCGGGCCGTGCGCTGGATGCTGCACGCATGCGCGAGCTGGGGTTCGAAGTGGATGTCTTTGAATATCTACCTTACCGCCTGTTCGGCTCCTTGTATGCGCAGATGGATTTCCTGATGATGGTGTCCACCTATGAGGGTGGTCCGGCGAACCTGCCCGAAGCATTGTCAAGTTCCACACCGGTGCTGGCCACCATGTGCGGTATGGTGCCCGACCTGATCCGTGATGGCGAAAATGGCGTGATCCTGTCCGGTGACATCCGGCTCGATGCGCCTGTTCTCAAGGCGATCGTGAACAACACAGATGGCATCACCGACCGCCTTTTTGAAGGGGCGCACACCCTTGATACGGTGATCTCATGGGAGGACGTGATTGCCTTGCATATTCGTATGTACAGCGAGATTGTTCAGGAACTTCAGGACGCTTGA
- a CDS encoding KpsF/GutQ family sugar-phosphate isomerase encodes MTVTFDQSSDSTIQRTASRVLKTEADALSYLAQNLPDDFVPAVRAILQCKGRVIISGIGKSGHIGRKIAATLASTGTPSYFVHCAEASHGDLGMVGRDDACVLISNSGETAELRDMVYHTQRFSIPMIGISSNPDSTLMQAADYRLTLPKLPEACSIGMAPTTSTTLTLAIGDALAVALMEQRNFAPEDFGIYHPGGKLGAQMRTVAELMHGGDEIPVLQEDAPMQDVLMAMTSKGFGIGVLVKDGALTGVITDGDLRRNMVGLMDRTAAEIANPDPLTVAPECLAPEALAILNERKINVLLVADAQRRPLGVLHIHDLLRAGVA; translated from the coding sequence ATGACTGTTACATTCGATCAAAGCTCTGATTCGACCATCCAGCGCACCGCCTCGCGCGTATTGAAGACCGAAGCCGACGCCCTGTCCTATTTGGCACAGAACCTGCCCGACGATTTTGTCCCCGCCGTACGCGCCATTTTGCAATGCAAAGGGCGCGTGATCATTTCTGGCATCGGCAAATCGGGACACATCGGGCGCAAGATTGCGGCCACCCTCGCCTCAACAGGTACACCATCGTATTTCGTCCACTGTGCCGAAGCCAGCCACGGCGATCTGGGCATGGTTGGGCGCGACGATGCCTGTGTTCTGATCTCGAATTCCGGCGAAACCGCCGAGCTGCGCGACATGGTTTACCACACGCAGCGGTTTTCGATCCCGATGATCGGGATTTCATCGAACCCCGACAGCACTTTGATGCAGGCAGCGGATTATCGTTTGACATTGCCCAAGCTGCCCGAGGCTTGTTCGATCGGCATGGCCCCCACCACCTCGACCACGCTGACACTGGCGATTGGCGATGCGCTGGCCGTGGCGTTGATGGAGCAGCGCAATTTCGCACCTGAAGATTTCGGAATCTACCATCCCGGCGGGAAACTCGGTGCACAGATGCGCACGGTGGCCGAACTGATGCATGGCGGTGATGAAATCCCCGTTTTGCAGGAAGATGCACCGATGCAGGATGTTCTGATGGCCATGACCTCAAAAGGGTTCGGCATCGGCGTTCTGGTGAAAGACGGCGCTCTGACCGGGGTCATCACAGATGGCGACTTGCGGCGCAATATGGTGGGGCTGATGGACCGCACGGCCGCCGAGATTGCCAACCCCGATCCCTTGACCGTAGCGCCCGAGTGCCTTGCACCCGAAGCGCTGGCCATTCTGAACGAACGCAAGATCAACGTGCTTCTGGTTGCTGATGCACAGCGTCGTCCGTTGGGTGTCCTGCATATCCACGATCTGCTGCGTGCGGGTGTTGCCTGA
- the gmd gene encoding GDP-mannose 4,6-dehydratase produces the protein MKKAFITGITGQDGAYLAKLLLDKGYEVHGGVRRISQPENTRLDILGVSNDVHLHEFDLTEHNNIFRVIRDIEMDEFYNLAAQSFVGSSWELPVYTADVDGMAVVRILDTLRTIRPETRFYQASTSEMFGLVQEVPQSETTRLYPRSPYGVAKVYGHYITMNYRESFGMHASSGILFNHESPLRGKEFVTRKITLGLAALAHGGDQPVELGNMDAKRDWGFAQDYVEGMWRMLQQDEADDYVLATGVTTTIRDFFTYAAEALGMDLEWSGENENETATDRKTGKLVMKVNKKFYRPAEVDLLIGDPSKAQEKLGWKASVDIQNLAQMMAKSDFDAHR, from the coding sequence ATGAAAAAAGCATTTATCACCGGCATTACAGGTCAGGATGGCGCCTATCTGGCCAAGCTTCTGCTGGACAAAGGTTACGAAGTTCACGGTGGTGTGCGCCGCATTTCGCAGCCTGAGAACACCCGGCTCGATATTCTGGGAGTCTCTAATGATGTACACTTGCATGAATTCGATCTGACCGAACATAACAACATCTTCCGCGTTATTCGCGACATCGAGATGGACGAATTCTATAACCTTGCCGCACAGTCCTTTGTCGGATCCAGCTGGGAACTGCCGGTCTATACCGCAGATGTTGATGGCATGGCTGTTGTGCGCATCCTTGATACCTTGCGCACGATCCGCCCCGAAACGCGGTTCTATCAGGCTTCGACCTCGGAAATGTTTGGTCTGGTACAAGAAGTGCCACAGTCCGAAACAACACGTCTTTACCCGCGCTCGCCTTATGGTGTCGCCAAGGTTTACGGCCACTACATCACCATGAACTACCGCGAAAGCTTTGGCATGCATGCCTCGTCGGGGATCTTGTTCAACCACGAAAGCCCGCTGCGCGGCAAGGAATTCGTGACCCGCAAGATCACGCTGGGCCTCGCGGCGCTGGCGCATGGCGGCGATCAACCTGTCGAGCTGGGCAATATGGATGCCAAACGCGATTGGGGTTTTGCCCAGGACTATGTCGAAGGCATGTGGCGGATGCTGCAACAGGACGAAGCCGACGATTATGTGTTGGCAACAGGCGTTACCACCACGATCCGCGACTTTTTCACCTACGCAGCCGAAGCGCTGGGAATGGATCTGGAATGGTCCGGCGAGAACGAGAACGAAACCGCCACCGATCGCAAGACCGGCAAGCTGGTTATGAAAGTGAACAAAAAGTTCTATCGCCCCGCAGAGGTTGACCTGTTGATCGGCGATCCGAGCAAAGCCCAGGAAAAACTGGGATGGAAAGCTTCGGTCGACATTCAAAATCTGGCACAAATGATGGCCAAGTCGGACTTTGACGCACACCGCTGA
- a CDS encoding sulfotransferase domain-containing protein gives MILCSGCSKSGTHFLTSLMLSMGKTQQGGTLIKRPSAELFSTSVTPLAKIFALDDTHFIHCHLIHRPQLAERLKAHRHLFILRHPRNIAVSWMRHRIKQNPELEASSEYLENVIRGGMFAHSVPDFIAMHLPWQRDESTLTVRFEDLVARDMPTLEAIAAYVGGEPDPLHYDNAFGSGSTFMGTFSTWAENPLWNDAVEKAWVETGGPKVEADAGY, from the coding sequence ATGATTCTGTGTAGTGGCTGTTCCAAATCGGGGACGCATTTTCTAACTAGCCTCATGCTTTCAATGGGCAAGACGCAACAGGGTGGTACGTTGATCAAGCGACCTTCGGCTGAACTTTTTTCGACCAGCGTAACCCCGCTGGCAAAGATTTTTGCCTTGGATGACACGCATTTCATACACTGTCACCTTATCCACCGTCCCCAGCTGGCAGAGCGCCTGAAAGCGCATCGGCATCTGTTCATTCTGCGTCATCCGCGCAACATTGCTGTGAGCTGGATGCGCCATCGTATCAAGCAGAACCCGGAACTCGAAGCCAGCAGTGAATATCTCGAGAACGTTATCCGTGGTGGTATGTTTGCCCATTCTGTACCGGATTTCATTGCCATGCACCTGCCCTGGCAACGTGACGAAAGCACATTGACCGTGCGCTTTGAAGACCTCGTCGCGCGGGACATGCCCACACTTGAAGCGATTGCTGCCTATGTCGGGGGCGAACCTGATCCCCTGCATTACGACAATGCCTTCGGGTCAGGGTCGACCTTTATGGGGACCTTCAGCACCTGGGCTGAAAATCCCTTGTGGAATGATGCGGTTGAAAAAGCCTGGGTCGAAACCGGCGGTCCCAAAGTGGAAGCCGACGCAGGCTACTAA
- the kdsA gene encoding 3-deoxy-8-phosphooctulonate synthase, protein MTEPRIVNVGDIAIGAKNPFALITGPCQLESLDHARMMAEKIAEACAATGTRFIFKASYDKANRSSISTQRGLGMDEGLTILSKIRDEFGCPILTDVHDAAQCAPAGEVVDVIQIPAFLCRQTDLLLAAGQTGCAINVKKGQFLAPWDMGNVAEKIASTGNEKIMLCDRGTSFGYNTLVSDFRGLPTMAATGYPVVFDATHSVQQPGGQGTTSGGQREFAPVLARAAVAVGVSALFIETHEDPDNAPSDGPNMIPVTKMAQLIGQLREIDDLTKGQESINLNG, encoded by the coding sequence ATGACCGAACCCCGTATCGTAAATGTCGGCGACATCGCTATCGGCGCCAAGAACCCCTTTGCGCTGATCACCGGCCCCTGCCAGTTGGAATCGCTGGATCACGCGCGCATGATGGCCGAAAAGATCGCCGAAGCCTGCGCCGCCACCGGCACGCGCTTTATCTTCAAGGCCAGCTACGACAAGGCAAACCGGTCTTCGATCAGCACCCAGCGCGGTCTGGGCATGGACGAGGGTCTGACCATCCTGTCGAAAATCCGTGACGAATTCGGCTGTCCGATCCTGACAGATGTGCACGACGCCGCCCAATGCGCCCCTGCGGGCGAAGTGGTGGACGTGATCCAGATCCCCGCCTTTTTGTGCCGCCAGACCGATCTGTTGCTGGCCGCCGGCCAGACCGGCTGCGCGATCAACGTCAAAAAGGGCCAGTTTCTGGCACCCTGGGACATGGGCAACGTGGCCGAGAAAATCGCCTCGACCGGCAATGAAAAAATCATGCTGTGCGACCGTGGTACCTCGTTTGGATATAACACGCTGGTCAGTGATTTCCGTGGCCTGCCGACCATGGCTGCTACGGGCTATCCGGTGGTCTTTGATGCCACCCATTCGGTACAGCAACCAGGCGGTCAGGGCACCACATCCGGCGGCCAACGCGAATTCGCGCCTGTGCTGGCGCGTGCGGCTGTTGCGGTTGGTGTTTCGGCGCTTTTCATCGAGACACACGAAGACCCCGACAATGCACCCAGCGACGGCCCCAACATGATCCCGGTGACAAAAATGGCCCAGCTGATCGGCCAGTTGCGCGAGATCGACGACCTGACCAAAGGCCAGGAATCCATAAACCTGAACGGGTAG
- a CDS encoding manno-octulosonate cytidylyltransferase produces MKTVIFIPARYASTRYPAKPLATLRQKDGTQKTLIQMSWEAACAIKGVDAVYVATDDDRIAEAARGFGAEVVMTSEACENGTARCADAMKNSGIDADLIVNFQGDAPLTPPWFVEALIGAMKEDAGVGMATPVLRCDRDTYDAFKEDRAHGRVGGTTAVFDGAMNALYFSKEVLPYIDPGKLPDPIPVFHHVGVYAYRPEALAAYVATPVCQLETLEGLEQLRFLHAGIPVRCVEVDARGRVFWELNNPTDVPRIEKALEAMQ; encoded by the coding sequence ATGAAGACCGTCATTTTCATTCCCGCACGCTATGCCTCGACACGCTATCCGGCCAAACCACTGGCCACGCTGCGTCAGAAGGACGGCACGCAAAAGACGCTGATCCAGATGAGCTGGGAAGCCGCCTGTGCGATCAAAGGCGTTGACGCCGTTTATGTCGCCACCGATGACGACCGTATTGCCGAGGCCGCGCGCGGGTTTGGGGCCGAGGTCGTAATGACCAGTGAAGCCTGCGAAAACGGCACCGCGCGCTGTGCGGATGCGATGAAGAATTCCGGCATCGACGCCGATTTGATCGTCAACTTTCAAGGCGATGCGCCGTTGACCCCGCCGTGGTTTGTCGAGGCGCTGATTGGTGCAATGAAAGAGGATGCCGGTGTTGGCATGGCAACCCCGGTTCTGCGCTGCGACCGCGACACCTATGACGCCTTCAAGGAAGACCGCGCGCACGGCCGGGTCGGCGGCACCACCGCCGTCTTTGATGGGGCGATGAACGCGCTGTATTTTTCCAAGGAAGTCCTGCCCTACATAGATCCCGGCAAGCTGCCCGATCCGATCCCCGTGTTTCACCACGTCGGCGTCTATGCCTATCGCCCCGAAGCGTTGGCTGCCTATGTGGCCACCCCCGTCTGCCAGCTCGAGACCCTCGAAGGGCTCGAACAGCTTCGGTTCCTGCACGCGGGCATCCCTGTGCGCTGCGTCGAAGTCGACGCGCGCGGCCGCGTGTTCTGGGAGCTGAACAATCCTACCGACGTCCCCCGTATTGAAAAAGCCCTGGAGGCAATGCAATGA
- a CDS encoding glycosyltransferase — protein sequence MKVAALCDFPFWEGRVGTAVRMESLCRSLAKVCDLSVIASVTMPERYNAQMAQAPYRLIDRSALKQVHEETPDWQIAGVRPDRQVTVKGIKRLVETGGYDAVLTPYFNRDWMVQNIAGDVLRIVDTHDCQSQRTRSFARHGLTPTFPMTPEEEGAKLDEYDIALALSDEDQIEFAAITTTPVVTAPFRLPAKPLYSIREQASEVMFIAAKSDINDLTLAYLLEQVLPLVGRQLTLHVVGNVTIPDSCPPNVKLVHHQNVEDLGWIYRAVDLALNPTYAGGGIKTKTLEAMAYGVPVLTSDEGARGLSHLLPAELIINDKYTFAQRIGTLLDDPARRQALSQDMLARITAEDSDSWLPTFERLMRAQISHRQELRAS from the coding sequence ATGAAAGTTGCGGCGTTGTGTGATTTTCCCTTTTGGGAGGGACGTGTCGGCACGGCCGTGCGCATGGAAAGCCTGTGCCGGTCATTGGCGAAGGTCTGCGATCTCAGTGTCATTGCATCTGTGACCATGCCGGAACGCTACAACGCCCAGATGGCGCAGGCGCCCTATCGTCTGATCGACCGCAGCGCGCTTAAGCAGGTACATGAAGAAACGCCTGACTGGCAAATTGCAGGGGTGCGCCCGGATCGACAGGTCACGGTCAAAGGCATCAAGCGATTGGTGGAAACCGGCGGCTATGACGCGGTACTGACCCCCTATTTCAACCGCGACTGGATGGTGCAAAACATTGCAGGCGACGTGCTGCGCATCGTTGACACCCACGACTGCCAGTCCCAACGCACCCGCTCTTTTGCGCGCCATGGGCTGACCCCTACCTTTCCCATGACACCAGAGGAAGAAGGGGCAAAGCTTGATGAATACGACATCGCGCTGGCCTTGTCGGACGAGGACCAGATCGAATTCGCCGCGATCACGACCACGCCCGTTGTGACCGCGCCGTTCCGGCTGCCTGCGAAACCACTTTATTCGATCCGCGAACAGGCCAGCGAAGTTATGTTTATCGCCGCGAAAAGCGATATCAACGACCTGACATTGGCCTATTTGCTGGAACAGGTGCTGCCGCTGGTGGGTCGCCAGCTTACGCTGCATGTGGTGGGCAATGTCACTATTCCCGACAGCTGCCCGCCGAACGTGAAGCTGGTACACCACCAAAACGTCGAGGATCTGGGGTGGATCTACCGCGCGGTGGATCTGGCGCTGAACCCGACCTATGCGGGTGGTGGGATCAAGACCAAGACACTCGAGGCGATGGCCTATGGTGTGCCGGTGCTCACATCGGACGAAGGCGCGCGCGGATTGTCGCACCTGCTGCCCGCCGAACTGATTATCAATGACAAATACACCTTTGCCCAACGTATCGGTACGCTGCTTGATGATCCTGCCCGCCGTCAGGCGCTGTCGCAGGACATGCTGGCGCGGATAACCGCTGAGGACAGCGACAGTTGGCTGCCGACATTCGAGCGGTTGATGCGTGCCCAAATATCCCACCGTCAGGAGCTTCGCGCCTCATGA
- a CDS encoding glycosyltransferase: MARKQASRVKRRLMPTPAEGAFHGHVEGMQSDGTLRGWAYERVTKKGRVAVGVFSGDTMLAAGYADISRADVQDAHGCERECGFSFTVTDQMFRTIQKAGGHISVRTMGSNEQTLGQVEIVIDTSDPDPHKGDLNACAHVLSNELAELALLLEDVPEDLRAGTAPLPAITKPPFKQHELMSSKDGIIPEVGETGHPAYLDYVRYRYRMDESFRVAPGLEAADRFLYWYLVSYRSQEKRRVPLSAEVLDYLNAPLVMGGQNYALSRIMWWRMSGRPDMMANINLNDRDSYLDTLFWWAHQDAPHMYFEDCLVPDRYADFLRGVHPSRRSDAYPLSYFTERFFKDTPRLHFLKPGTAEGRKTLALSMLVMGAKRPDLLRYIPRDIINRLLAAGADGGPSDFENFVNALRAKLPLPEAEQDETRDNDDSLEMQGPITITRDSYTAALRAKHFDLASHSFMTRDQSGNRFEAAAMPPVDPDARTVDVQLIGPLAKASGLGQATRLSADILRATGLDVRGVDFDLDNPAPEGFSSDTMIEDYGPAKINMIHLNAESIPLAFAYQPDVFSEAYNIGYFFWELDKPAYCHYLGMEMLDEIWVSTEYGVTIYEKDANGKPVVNVGMCYEENTDIERADSRDFVERRFQFNSSHFVCLVAFDSFSFVQRKNPVNVLKAFQKAFKGVPNARLVVKTQNRDSVFDTVQVNLWDQVDAMISTDPRIIVMNETLSYRDLLRLKAGSDVYVSLHKSEGWGFGMIEAMNLGVPVVCTAYSGNMDFCSDETAWMVDYEEVPLRQEEYIFVRRGSVWAEPSVDHAAQQLRAAYDNPEQRAAKAQAAQDYIKANFSTTAIAERYGARLREILKGR; this comes from the coding sequence ATGGCACGCAAGCAGGCCAGCCGCGTCAAGCGCAGACTGATGCCCACCCCGGCCGAGGGCGCGTTTCACGGTCACGTCGAAGGTATGCAAAGCGATGGCACCCTGCGTGGATGGGCTTACGAGCGTGTGACCAAAAAGGGCCGTGTGGCGGTGGGCGTCTTCAGCGGCGACACAATGCTGGCTGCGGGCTATGCCGATATCAGCCGCGCCGATGTGCAGGACGCCCACGGTTGCGAACGCGAGTGCGGGTTTTCATTCACCGTCACCGACCAGATGTTCCGCACGATCCAAAAGGCGGGCGGCCACATCAGCGTGCGCACCATGGGGTCGAACGAACAGACTCTGGGGCAGGTCGAGATCGTCATCGACACCTCGGACCCCGATCCCCACAAGGGCGATCTGAACGCCTGCGCCCATGTCCTGTCGAACGAGCTGGCCGAACTGGCGCTGCTTCTGGAAGATGTGCCCGAAGACCTGCGCGCGGGCACGGCCCCGCTGCCGGCCATTACGAAGCCGCCCTTCAAGCAACATGAGCTGATGTCTTCCAAGGACGGGATCATCCCCGAAGTGGGCGAAACCGGCCATCCTGCCTATCTTGACTATGTGCGCTATCGCTACCGTATGGACGAAAGCTTTCGCGTGGCCCCCGGTCTCGAAGCGGCAGACCGGTTTCTGTACTGGTATCTGGTATCCTATCGCAGTCAGGAAAAGCGCCGCGTTCCGCTAAGCGCCGAGGTGCTGGACTATCTGAACGCGCCGCTGGTGATGGGTGGGCAGAACTATGCGCTGAGCCGGATCATGTGGTGGCGCATGTCGGGCCGTCCCGACATGATGGCGAACATCAACCTGAATGACCGCGACAGCTATCTGGATACGCTGTTCTGGTGGGCGCATCAGGATGCGCCGCATATGTATTTCGAAGATTGCCTTGTGCCCGACCGCTACGCCGACTTCCTGCGCGGCGTACACCCGTCGCGCCGCTCGGATGCCTATCCGCTCAGCTATTTCACCGAACGTTTCTTCAAGGACACGCCGCGCCTGCATTTCCTCAAGCCCGGCACCGCCGAAGGGCGCAAGACGCTGGCGTTGTCGATGCTGGTGATGGGCGCCAAACGTCCCGACCTGTTGCGCTATATCCCGCGCGACATCATCAACCGCCTGCTGGCGGCGGGTGCGGATGGTGGCCCGTCTGATTTCGAAAACTTCGTCAACGCGCTGCGCGCCAAGCTGCCCTTGCCCGAGGCCGAGCAGGACGAAACGCGCGACAATGACGACTCGCTGGAAATGCAGGGGCCGATCACGATCACCCGCGACAGCTATACCGCGGCGCTGCGTGCCAAGCATTTCGATCTGGCCAGCCACAGCTTCATGACCCGCGACCAGTCGGGCAACCGGTTCGAAGCGGCCGCAATGCCGCCCGTGGACCCCGACGCGCGCACTGTCGATGTGCAGTTGATCGGCCCGCTGGCCAAAGCCTCGGGGCTGGGTCAGGCCACGCGCCTGTCCGCCGACATCCTGCGCGCCACCGGTCTGGACGTGCGCGGTGTCGATTTCGACCTGGACAACCCCGCGCCCGAAGGGTTTTCGTCGGACACGATGATCGAGGACTATGGCCCGGCCAAGATCAACATGATCCACCTGAACGCCGAGTCGATCCCGCTGGCCTTTGCCTATCAGCCGGATGTCTTTTCCGAAGCCTACAACATCGGCTATTTCTTCTGGGAGCTCGATAAGCCTGCCTATTGCCATTACCTTGGCATGGAGATGCTCGACGAAATCTGGGTGTCGACCGAATACGGCGTCACGATCTATGAAAAAGACGCGAACGGCAAACCGGTGGTCAATGTCGGCATGTGCTACGAGGAAAACACCGACATCGAACGCGCCGACAGCCGCGATTTTGTCGAACGGCGTTTCCAGTTCAACAGTTCGCATTTTGTCTGCCTCGTCGCCTTTGACAGCTTTTCGTTTGTGCAGCGCAAGAACCCGGTCAACGTGCTCAAGGCCTTTCAAAAGGCGTTCAAGGGCGTGCCGAACGCCCGTCTGGTGGTCAAGACCCAGAACCGCGACAGCGTGTTCGATACGGTGCAGGTGAACCTGTGGGATCAGGTGGACGCCATGATCAGCACCGACCCGCGCATCATCGTGATGAACGAAACCCTGTCCTACCGCGATCTTCTGCGGCTCAAGGCCGGATCGGATGTCTATGTCTCCCTGCACAAATCCGAAGGCTGGGGCTTTGGCATGATCGAGGCGATGAACCTTGGCGTGCCGGTGGTGTGCACCGCCTATTCGGGCAACATGGATTTCTGCTCGGACGAAACGGCGTGGATGGTCGATTATGAAGAGGTGCCGCTGCGCCAGGAAGAATACATCTTTGTGCGGCGCGGATCGGTCTGGGCCGAACCTTCGGTGGATCACGCAGCCCAACAGCTGCGCGCTGCCTATGACAACCCCGAACAGCGGGCGGCCAAGGCACAGGCGGCACAGGACTATATCAAGGCCAACTTCTCGACGACCGCGATCGCCGAACGCTATGGCGCACGGCTGCGCGAGATCCTGAAGGGTCGCTGA